Genomic window (Syngnathus typhle isolate RoL2023-S1 ecotype Sweden linkage group LG4, RoL_Styp_1.0, whole genome shotgun sequence):
TTGTTGTTTTCAATTCCGTCTTTTGTTTGACGCTTCTTGTCCTTCTTTGAACATGAAAATCACAATTGTTGTGTTGAAAGAACTTTTTATGTAGAATTCTTAAGATGAGCAATAGCGTCAGCGCCAATATTGAAAAGAAATAAGTTGACGACAGAAATGATCGAGTTGTCTATATGGTTAGCGTTTGCCTGCAGCAGCAGAGGGAGGATGCGTGCATGTCGGCGAGTCAGCTGCGTTCACGTCTTGTCCGCAACGTGTCGGCTGTGCCGCGTCGTCAAAAGTGCACGCACGCCATGCAGGAGCGCTTCTGTGTCAGGTacgcgccggcggcggcggcggcggcggcggctccggGCAGGCGTGTCCGACGCGTCGACAGTAGCAGATGGCGTTGAAGAAGCGGCAGTAGCAGGTGTCGCAGGCGTCGCAGCAGGGCAGCGGCAAACCCAAACACGACTGCTGGTGCCGGATGCAGCGGCGGGCCGAGCGCATGGCGCGCGACGCTGCCGCCGCCTCATCCTGGAACACGCAAAGCCATGCAGCCAGCCGTCAAAAGAAAAGTTATACGcggcaaaacaagaaaaaaaaacaacagcaacggGCAACGGATTTGATTGGTTATTGAGGTGGCCGCACCCACCTGGTCATAGGACTCCGCCTCCATCAGAAAGTCTCCATCGCTGTCCAAGTGGTGCCCGGTTCCGGGAGCATGACTTCTCTCTGTGGCatggaaaccaaaaaaaaataaaaaaaacgagtGCCCAAAACTGGAGCAAAAACATTGGCAAATTCTCTCTCACCTAGTGGCGACCCCCAGTCGGCGTCCAGCTGAAGATGGCGTGGGTCGCGCGGGTTCAGCAGCGTCGCCGACGACAAGGCGAGCAGGCAGAGGAACCAGTAGCCACGGGACGGAGCCGCGCCCACACACATCCTGAGCAACTTTGGCACACGCAGCAATTTCAACTATTCGACACATGCACTTTCCAACCTTGCGCACAAAAACGCCATGCAGAACGCATGCCCATTTTCTCTAGCAACCGCGTTTGGGGGCGGCAAATGCGCCAGAGGCAGCAGCGGGAGCGAGACGCTGCACTTGGTTGCAGTGCAGCACGTTGCGTCCAACCGCGCTCGAACCCGCCCGCCAGCCCGCCAGCCCGCCAGCCTCCTTTCCTGTCAAGATGTggagttttcctttttttgttttttggaacGAAAATGGTCCATTTTGAATCAAGATGCATGGGAAAAGTCCTATTTTGAATAACCTGATAAGGTTAAGACACAAAAAGTCTAACATTAGTGCATGCTTTTAATTGAATCAAGACAAAATGAGAAAAGGCTTACTTATTTTCCCCCAAGATATATAACctaccttttcttcttcttttgacaACTTTTTGTCCACGTTTAAAAACGATTTGAAAGAAAACGGATTGAAGTCTTTTTGACcctttctttgttttcatttgtcacTTCAAGAATCAAGAGAAGACCATGCCCGCGGGCCGCGAGACAAGAAGGTCCCATTTTCCCATGAAGATGCGTATTTTGCCgaggaacaaaaaaaaggggcaaAAGATTGAAAGGCTTGTTTTCATAAAGTTTGGaatctttcttttctccccagCATGATTTCGTTTTCTCCCAAAATGCCATTTCAGAATGGCAACGTGCATGTCGGGGTGGGTGCTCTTCCTTTTGCTGTGGCGCGCAACGCGGGCTCGTGCACTCACCTGTGAGCGAGCGATTGCGGACGTGTCCTGTCCCGGTCTTGCCGCGACGATGTCGGCGGAGCGCGCCGGCGCATCTTCTTTGTCATCCGAAGGGAGCGCGTGTTGCCGCGGCAACCGCTTGACGCAATTCCAGGAGACAAATGAAATGAACTCGCTCAAGTGACGTCCGCTCAGGCCCAAATGCGCCGAGGCAGGCAGAATTAAGGAGACGCAGCTGTTGACCGGCGGCTCCCAAAACACAACCAAAGTCGGCCGACGTATAGGAACTCGGCCGGCCCATGTGGACGCTTCCTAAAAGTCGCCGTCAATTAGACCAAGCTATAGCCAAGTCCTCTTAAAGCTACTCCTGAAAACTTTCCATGCACGCCCAAAAACCAACCTGGATATTCTGGAGAAAACTGCATTTAAACGATGATCGAAAATGTGTTGTTCATTCAGAGAAAACGCAAATTGTACCTGCATCAAATCACTTCCTTCTCAACGTGTTGCATGCAGGTCAACGTTCAACACAAATGAACTGGAGAAAAACTGGACTTAACAAACGTCCTGGACTGGAGTAAACCCCCCCAAGAAACTGCGTTTGTACATTGAACCCAGCAATTTCTTTGCGTCCAAAATAAAGACGACCATTTCCAACAGTAAATGTCCAATTTTTCATTGAATAAAATAAGTGTTTTTTCCTCAAAGGCgaaatatttatttgtaacTGCCAGAAAGTCCTTGCTGTccgtgacacacacaaaaaataagaaCTTGAAAAAATTCCCGAGCGGAAGCATCCATCCGGTTGCCATGGCAGTAAAGCTCTCTgcgccgggccgcgccgggccgcgccacGCTTGCAGTCGTTGCGCTTTTCCCTAATGCGTCTCATTTGGGGAGCATTAGCCGGCGCGCTGCCCTCATCTGATGACGTCGCTGCGGGTCCGCTTCGCACTAATGCCATCGCCTCAAGGTCCATCCGCGGGAAATGGCTTGTAATAAAGCAAGAGTAACGAAATCAACATGTTGACCTTGCAAGGTCGACTTCCGCTTTCCGCTTGCTTTTGGACACATGCAGGAACATAAAGCCATGCATCTATGTTGAAAGTGGGCGGCACGGCCGGTGACGCACtgcttagcacgtccgcctcacagtgcgGAGGTTGCGGTTTGGATTCCGACTTCCCAGTGCCGagtctgcatgttctccccgtgcctgcgcgCCTTTTCTACGGGTAGTCCGGTTCCCTCCCACATCCTAAAAACATGCACGGTAGGCCGGCCGATgaggcactccaaattgcccgtgtAGCGTGCGTGAGTTCGGATACTTATCAGTGCCTCAGATTGGCCGCCGGCAACCGTTTTTTCCTATGGACGGAGGGACGGACATAAGATATGTTTCCCCCTCGTGGCAGTTTTCAACTTTTCGCTCTCTTTTTCTGTCCGTGCTATTAGGAGcgaaccagccagccagccagccagccagccagccagccagccagccagccagccagccagccagccagccagccagccagccagccagcaagcaGCGCCAAGGCCAACCTTGCAAGCCACTTTCAGGTTTGGATAACTGAGCTTCATTGACAGAATGCCTTTTTGGTTTGGTGAGCCAAAACAATCATCATTCGTTTGACCAGATTCCTGGTAAAGTTCAACGTAGACAATTTCCAAAGACAAAACCTATAGTCTGTGTCAAAGGTCTTCAATGATTTTGCATATTTGTGACGGCTTCCGTGTGTTGTGATATATGGGAAAGTGTAATACTTGATGCGACCAGCAGAGGGTTTCAAGGTTGTCAGTACTGTTCAGTCAGCGATAGAGACCGAAGAAGAGAGACTTCCGGTTAATAGCAGCGTGtgtgaaaaagaaatcaaataaagCTCGTTGTTCAAGACAAAGTTTGGTCATCACACCAGGTCATTTATTCTTTCGTTTGCTGTTTATGACTTTGCGATCGTATAGGGCAATCCTTTTCTGTTCAGCGTCACAGCGCATTGCTGGAGTAGGCTTGGTTCCCTTCCCCGTGGCTTCTTCACTTTGCATGGATTTCAACACCGGCAGCTCCTTTTAGTTGCGGTGGCAAGTTTTGCTCACGTTCGCCTAAccttatttgttgttgttgttgttgttgttgttgtcgtcgcgAAGCCGGAGatcgggggcggcggcggcaggctCGATCAACAGAGCGCAGAGGCGTCGCTCGCATCAGCTGACCTCCAGGCAAGCAGGCAGCGCGAGAGCGAGCGTCCAATGCGGAAGTCAGCCTCGGCGCCTGTCAAGCAGCCATGGTGTTCGAGTCTTTGGTCAGCGACCTTCTCAACAGGTTCATCGGGGACTACGTGGAGAACTTGGACAAGTCGCAGCTCAAGATTGGAATCTGGGGAGGTGAGCTAAATTCCACCGAGCCTATTGGCGAGCCGCACGCAGCCACACTCCCTCCGTTCGCTTGTCCAAACTCGCGTGCCTTTCTACAAACCATGGACAATTGGGCAGACTTCAGCAAGGGGTGGCGGCGTGCGGCGACAAGGTCTCCTCCTCTCAACCTCGGTCCTCAAACACCATTGACAATCGGACTTGTTTGGTATGCGTGGCTAATCcaaactcactcactcactcggtcACTCACTcggtcactcactcactcactcactcagtcactcactcgGTCACTCACTCGGTCACTCACTCGGTCACTCACTCGGTCACTCACTCGGTCACTCACTCGGTCACTCACTCGGTCACTCACTCGGTCACTCAGTCGGTCACTCAGTCGGTCACtcagtcagtcactcagtcagtcactcagtcagtcactcagtcagtcagtcagtcagtcactcagtcagtcactcagtcagtcactcagtcagtcactcagtcagtcactcagtcagtcactcagtcagtcactcagtcactcactcagtcactcactcactcactcactcactcactcactcactcactcactcactcactcactcactcactcactcactcactcactcactcactcactcactcactcactcactcacttctcTCTCGACACCCGAGGGTGAATTGCACGAAGCAAGCTTTTATCGCGTCTTCGGTCAAAACGTCACAACGCAAATGTGTCCATTTTCAACTCGGCCATCGAGCAAGCGATTGAATCCCCGGAGCGCGCATTGACGGACATACAACAAGGGCTTCTCGGAACTGGAAAGATCTTTTGTGTCGAGCGCGCGTGAGCAAGGAGAGCCGCAGGCGGCGAGAGACAGAGGCCTTTTTCTTGCCTGCTCGCGCTCGTTCCAAAAAGAGCAAAAAGCAAGGAGTGGTCAAAAGTGTCAATCCCACGCTCGCTCAGCATGGCCGTTGTCATTTGTTGCAGGAAACGTCGTCTTGGAGAACCTGCGAGTGAAGGAAAATGCGCTGGTAAGTTTGCTTGGCTTGTTTCCCTTTTGCGCCACCGCCAAACGTCTGATCGGGACGCCTCCGTCTCCGTCTGCTCTGGTCTGGTCTCCTTCCCTCCCGCCAGAGTGAATTTGACATCCCGTTCAAGGTGAAGGCCGGACAGATAGGTGAGTGCGCTCGCGTCGCCGCGTTCACGCTGGGAACACCGGCCGGGTGTGTGGAAAACCGGATGTGGAATTTGGAGGAGCCCATCAAAGCAAAGAAAGAACACGGCGGGAAGAGCGAGTGCCTGTCTCTCTTTCGTCCTCTCCAATTCTCTCTTCCATCTGCGTTTGTCGGCGTGTGGCAGGCACGCTGACCTTGAAGATTCCCTGGAAGAACCTGTACAACGATGCCGTCGTGGCCACGCTGGATGGCCTCTACCTGCTGCTCGTGCCCGGCGCCAGTAAGTCACGCGCCGACTAATCGGCCGGTCGACTtcatccaaaaaaaagaaaaaaaatcaagtcatcCCGACCGAGCAAGGGAATAAGCAAAAAGCCCGGCACGTGTCATTCCACGAGCCGCAACGGTGCGGTGACTTTGCGTGTCTTGCGCACAGCCATCAAGTACGACGAGGCCAAGGAGGAGCGCTACCGGCAGGAGGCCAAGCAGCGGCAACTGCAACGTGTCGAGGATGCGCTCCAGATGGCGGCCAGGCgaggtgagggagggagggagggagggagggagggagggagggagggatgagcGGCCTCTGTCAAATGCCCCTCTGGTTATTGTCTGGCTATTGACTTGAAACGGATTCAGGAAGGTGCAAATGCAAAAGAGCCTTGACGTAGTCCATGGCCGCCAGATGAATGGCCAAAGTCGCCGCTTTgtctttgctgctgctgctgctgctgttttctGTTCTTCTCTTTTCCCACTGTCACGCCAACGCACTCACACTCCATACGTCAAGGAAATGGCGGATCTCCGCCTTTGGGCCCAAAACGTCAGAGGGCCTTGGTTTGTTTTCTGATGATTTGCTCTTGTGTTCACGCTGCCTTTGGCGGGCGTCAGCGGCACCAAGTGGCGAGCTGCTCTTGGGTCTGGAAAGCCTTGTCTGTCAGGAGATGTCCAACGGTAATGTAGCCCAAGCGTGCTCAAGACTTGCTTGTGTCGGCACGTTGGACTCTGCGTCTGTTGGGGTCGGGTCGGGTCGCCGTCCGTGCAGTGTGTCTGACCCGGGatgccttccttcctgccttcctgccttcctgcctgccttcctgccttcctgccttccttccttccttccttccttccttccttccttccttccttccttccttccttccttccttccttccttccttccttccttccttccttccttccttccttccttccttccttccttccttccttccttcctgccttcctgccttcctgccttcctgccttccttcctgccttcctgccttcctgccttccttccttccttccttccttccttccttccttgcttccttccttccttccttccttccttccttccttccttccttccttccttccttccttccgagcCGACTCTGCCACGGGCTGTACGGGCAGGCAGCAAACGGCCCCTTGTCAAAAGGCCGAAGAAGCCTTTTGGGGGGATCCGTCCTTGTGCTTTATCGCGCCACCGCTTTGTGATCGCTTATCGTGCACCCGCCACCGCCACcttccctctctcgctctctgtctctctgtctctctctctccctctgtctctgtctcgctAACCACTGTCTCTTTCTTTAACGCTGCGCAAGTGTCAAAAGGATgtccaaaagacaaaaagcacaaaaaagCTCTGCGGAGGTTGAAACGCAATCGCGCAGGCAAGTCGGGTGAGTTGAAGCACAATTGAGCCACAGCCACAAACGCTGGGCTTCGTACGTCTCGGTGGTCCCGTCCTTCAAGTGAGACGGCCGCAGCCGTGGTGAGCTTCCTGCCGCTTGTTTCCAGAGAAAGCCAAGGAGGAGAGGAAGGACTCCTTCATGGAGAAAATGGCCACGCAAGTCATCAAGAACCTGCAGGTGAAGATCAGCGGCATCCACCTGAGATACGAGGACGACGTGAGTTTGCCGCTGGTCGTCCGTCTCACTTGAAATCCACTCCGCGTTGAGGCTGCTGGTCAAGCGCCCTTTTACCATCGACACAGAGTTTGAGCTACAGGTCCGCATCAAGATCTCGGCCGGCGGCCCGCTCACGTCGACCTATGCGTGCCTTGCAGGTGTCCGACCCGCAGCGCCCCCTGTCGGTGGGAGTCACCCTGGCCGAACTCAGCCTACAGGtagcggccgccgccgccggcgacgCCTCTGCCCGGTGGCCCTTCTAAAGCGGACCTCCCTTTGTTCTGGCTTACTAGACGACCGACGACAACTGGAAGCTGGGCATCCTCAACGAAGCGGCAAAGATCACCTACAAGGTAAAGCGCCGTCCTCCGTCAAAGGCGGACGGGTCCGGCCGGCCAAATATCAATGGCGACTGCTTTGGATGCCTCAGCTGGGCCGCCTGGAGTGTCTCTGCGCCTACTGGAACGTAAAGAGTCAAATGATGTGCCGCCGAGGATCGTGGCGAGACATTGTGGTGAGCTCGCTTCCACGTTGACAAAAGCCCCACCAAGTTTCAACCCCGTTGCTgtgtttctttgcaggatgGGCTCAAGTGTGAGATCGCCAGCAAGGACCGGGAGCCGCCTCACTACCACTACAGTCAGTACATGGGCCTGCCTTTCTTTATGTGCGCGCGGCCGGAACTTTGTGTTTGTTGGCCTGGAACTAGCAGATGTTTGGCAGCAGGGCCGGTAGGGCCATTCCGCTCCCGCCAGTTTTCTCAATTCCGATCCAGAGCACCGTCACATTCGTACGTGTGACTAGACACCCGTCCGTGTAGATCTTTGCCAATGTCATATCATGTCATTCACCGCCACTGACGGCTGTAGAAGTCAAAGGTCCGTTTGAAGCGGGCCGGCACTGGCAGCCAATCGTTCAACATTTgtgtcggcggcggcggcgcattCAGAGTGGCCTCTTTTTGTTCTCCAGTTTTCAAGCCCATCTTCGCTTCGGCCCAAATGCGCATCAACCCCAACGCCGAGCAGGAACTGGACTCCCCGAAAGCCCGAGTGCACCTGGAAGTCCAAAACATCGACGTCCAGATCACCAAAGCTCAGGTGACGCAATGGTGAAATTGCGCCATCGTCTGTCTCCGTGACGACTGACCGTGTTTGTTTGGCGCCGGTCCAAAGTACGTGACCATGGTGGAGATGCTGGAGTCCGTCGACCGCATGGTGAGGAACGCCCCCTACAGGAAGTTCCGGCCCGACGTCCCGCTCGGCGCCCACGCCGCCGTCTGGTCAGTGCCGTGCCGTCGTTCCAGACGCAAAAGCGTTGAGCTTTCGCCGCGTTTGGACACGGCAGCCGCCCACTTGCCGTCCGTCGTATTCTGCCCTGATCCGTTTCCATTTGAGCCCGGTTTGGATGGCGTTGTGACTTCCGGCAAGGGTTTGCGCGCTTCCAATCGGTTCAAATTGCAGCGCTCCGTTCTTTTCCTATGTTTGTGGGCAAAATGAAATCTAGCGACGAGTGACGGCATCGAGTGTGTGTATTCTTCCCCGCACTAGGTGGCGCTACGCCTTCAGCAGCATCCTAGAGGTTCACGTCCGCCGCTCCTGCCGCATGTGGTCCTGGTCCAACATGAGGCGGCACCGCCAGGACGTCAAGGCCTACAAGACGGcctacaagagcaaaattctgAGCCAGAACAAGCCGGACCCCGACACCGAGAGCCGACTTCAGGTTCCCGAAGCCTACgcagggccggccggccgacccgCAAGCTCTTGCACTCATTTGGCATACTTTGGGCTTGTATCAGGACCTGGAGAAAGTTCTAGATGTCTTCAATATCACCTTGGCTCGACAGCAGGCCCACATGGAGGTAGAGTGCAAACTCAAGATGGCCTCAAGTTTTTTCCCCAAATCAGCTTTACATTTCATTTGTAAAAAAGTTGAGCAAAATGATTTTGTACTTTtcgtacagatttttttttgtggacctGATgagcgctccctccctccctatgtTGTCTGAATTGTCAAAGAACAAAATGAATGAGCCACAAATCAAAATGTGTGACGACTGGCGCCTGAACCCCTCCAGGTGCTGCGCTCGGGACAGAAGCTCGCCGCCAAGAAGGCTCGAGGGGTCCAGAAGCAGGGCGGATTCTTCAGTGGCTTCTTTGGCCGCAAGGCCCAGAAGGAGGAGTGCGAGTCGGACGAGGCTGAGGGTCGGTAGGGGcgccgggggtgggggggagcggGGGCGTCGTCACCGTACCGAGCCTTTCTCCACCACGCCGAGCCTTTCCCCGCCACGCCGAGCCTTTCCCCACCACGCCGAGCCTTTCTCCACGCTGCTCCTCAGGCTCGGCTTTGGACGGCATCATGACGgcggaggagaaggagaagctCTACGCCGCCATCGGTTACAGCGCCAGCTCGCGTGATCCGGCCCTGCCCAAACAGGTACGAGATCGCCGGGCGGACCGCAAAGTTTCCAAGCGGACCGGCGTGCAGACCGCTCCTGACTGCTCTGCGCTGTCGCCTCCAGTACGTCGCCGTGGAGCTCAGCTTTCGGCTCTTCCGGACCTCGGTGACAGTCAGAGAGCAACCCGGCGTTGCGGAGATCCTCCAGGTCCAGATGACTCAGCTCAGCACCAAAATCTCCCAGAGACCCGGAGCCCAGGCCCTCAGGTGGGTGGCCAGCTTGACTAAATGCCGTCAGGGCTTTCTGGGGCCTGCGTTGCGTTCCGCTCGACTCGAGGCCCGCCGTGCGTCCTTTGAGCAGGCTGGAGGCGTCTCTGCAGCAGTGGAGCGTGACGGGCCTGGACGCCGGCACCGGCGCGCCTTCCCTCATCTCGTCGGCGGGcgactcggcggcggcggcgctgctcCGCGTGGCCTTTGAGCTCAACCCCGACGACAGCCCGGCCGATCACCTCGTCCGCGTCCACTCGCAGTCCGTGCAGATCATCTACGACGCCGTAAGTTGGCGCGCGCGTGCCCGG
Coding sequences:
- the agrp gene encoding agouti-related protein yields the protein MCVGAAPSRGYWFLCLLALSSATLLNPRDPRHLQLDADWGSPLERSHAPGTGHHLDSDGDFLMEAESYDQDEAAAASRAMRSARRCIRHQQSCLGLPLPCCDACDTCYCRFFNAICYCRRVGHACPEPPPPPPPPART